The segment TTCAGTTGGCCTGATGAAATTGAAGAAGAATGTCATTGGCGTCATTCCTACTTGTGAAAACATGCCTTCAGGCAAAGCAACGCGTCCTGGCGATATTGTGAAGAGCATGTCTGGCCAAACGATTGAAATTCTCAATACGGATGCTGAGGGCCGTTTAATTCTCTGTGATGCGCTTACCTATGTTGAGCGTTTCAAGCCAAAAGCAGTGATTGATATCGCCACTCTTACGGGCGCATGTATCATTGCTTTGGGTCATGTGCATAGCGGCTTGTTCTCTGACGACGAAGATTTGGTGCATGCCATTACCAAAGCAGGTAAAGACTCTTTAGATACCGTATGGAGATTGCCATTAGATGCCGCCTATCACGAGCAATTGAAGTCCAACTTTGCGGATGTGGCCAATATTGGCGGTCGTCCTGCTGGTAGTGTGACTGCGGCTTGTTTTCTCTCGCGCTTTGCTGAGAAATATAAATGGGCGCATCTGGATATCGCAGGCACCGCATGGAAGAGTGGGGCCGCTAAAGGATCTACTGGGCGCCCAGTGCCATTATTAGTGAACTTTTTGCTCGAGCAAAAATAAATCTAGCAACCATGGCAAGAATTGATTTTCACAGCAATGTGGCTGACAAATTGGAATATGCATGCCGTCTGACGCGCAAAATTTGGAGTGCGACACCAGAAGGTCAGCCCGTACGCAATATTGTGATTGTTGGAGAAAAAGCAGATCTCAAAAAGCTGGATGAATTGCTCTGGTCATTTAGTAGTACTGATTTTTTACCCCACTGTTACATTGATGATGAGGCTGCTGCTGAAACGCCTATTGTTCTGAGCGAGAGCTTTGCATCACCATCGCTTGCCGCCATTCCTCATGCTGACGTCATGATTCATCTAGGTATGCGTATGCCTACTGATGTGCCAGCTTTGGTTGCGAGATTTCCCCGTATTGTTGAAGTGGTGACAGTTAATGAGGCTGAGCGTTTAGCGGGGCGCGAGCGTTATAAAGCCTATCGTGAACTTGGTCACGAGCTGCACAACTTTGACCAATCTCAATCTAAATAAAAGTAAATCCCCATTTTTCATGTTGATTCATCCACAGTTTGATCCTGCTGCGATACGCATTGGTTCTTTTGCGATTCACTGGTATGGATTAATGTATCTCATGGCGTTTGCTCAATTCTTGTTGCTTGGTCGTTTGCGTATTCGGGCGCCACGCTATC is part of the Polynucleobacter tropicus genome and harbors:
- a CDS encoding DNA polymerase III subunit chi, with amino-acid sequence MARIDFHSNVADKLEYACRLTRKIWSATPEGQPVRNIVIVGEKADLKKLDELLWSFSSTDFLPHCYIDDEAAAETPIVLSESFASPSLAAIPHADVMIHLGMRMPTDVPALVARFPRIVEVVTVNEAERLAGRERYKAYRELGHELHNFDQSQSK